Proteins from a genomic interval of Luteibacter pinisoli:
- a CDS encoding GTPase, with protein sequence MSRRLRLLIAAIGIAALAWLLLATLERGLALAQRFMSLPEGLRWLVGLLLVAVLAAGLAIGVWWLRPRKPRAPVQAPDRPSLETRVAALRDSDADVEELRSELSELDRRRDSGQVHVAVFGEISTGKSTLIAALVPGTVVARDARGGTTREVTHYEGRDAHGTTWIVADVPGTAEADGDARERMAREEALRAHAVVYVCAGDLTRAQANEVRWLGDFGKPLVLAVNKADQWDAGERAHIAQRLRASTEGLPDAVVLISAGGEEQFTRRLADGSSEEVRRQRKPDIDELTTALRRLTAPGAGALEPARENAVLAGLHERTSLLETTQRAAEAERIVARYARRAIVGAMAAVAPGTDLVIQGALAAGLVRALAGLYGVKVSEVEIEALLRQVRMTLRTGTSVVLAVAGNALKAFPGLGTLGGGVLHAFAYALVFDSFGKALATTLAERQQLDHAEAGERMRSLLEDTRGNRLRHLAELTSDALRDR encoded by the coding sequence ATGTCACGCCGACTTCGCTTGCTGATCGCGGCCATCGGTATCGCCGCCCTCGCCTGGTTGCTGCTAGCCACGCTTGAGCGTGGCCTGGCACTGGCCCAGCGCTTCATGAGCCTGCCCGAAGGGTTGCGCTGGCTGGTGGGCCTGCTGCTTGTCGCCGTCCTCGCCGCGGGCCTCGCCATCGGCGTGTGGTGGCTGCGCCCGCGAAAACCGCGTGCGCCCGTTCAGGCTCCCGACCGTCCATCGCTGGAAACGCGGGTGGCGGCATTGCGTGATTCCGATGCCGACGTTGAGGAACTCCGTAGCGAACTCAGCGAACTTGACCGCCGCCGTGACAGCGGCCAGGTACACGTCGCCGTGTTCGGGGAAATCTCCACCGGCAAATCCACGCTGATTGCCGCGCTCGTGCCGGGCACCGTCGTGGCGCGTGATGCACGCGGCGGCACCACGCGCGAGGTGACGCACTACGAAGGCCGCGACGCCCATGGCACGACGTGGATCGTGGCGGATGTGCCGGGCACGGCGGAGGCCGACGGCGATGCACGCGAACGCATGGCCCGCGAGGAAGCCCTGCGTGCGCATGCCGTGGTGTACGTATGCGCGGGTGACCTCACCCGCGCGCAGGCGAACGAAGTGCGCTGGCTGGGCGATTTTGGCAAGCCGCTCGTACTCGCCGTGAACAAGGCCGACCAGTGGGACGCCGGCGAACGCGCGCACATCGCGCAGCGCCTGCGCGCCAGTACCGAAGGCCTGCCCGATGCGGTGGTGCTGATCAGCGCCGGCGGCGAAGAGCAGTTCACCCGACGCCTCGCCGATGGCAGCAGCGAAGAGGTGCGCCGCCAGCGCAAGCCAGACATCGATGAGCTCACCACCGCCCTGCGCCGCCTTACGGCGCCCGGCGCCGGTGCCCTTGAGCCCGCCCGCGAAAACGCCGTGCTCGCTGGCCTCCACGAGCGGACCTCGCTGCTGGAAACAACCCAGCGCGCGGCCGAGGCCGAGCGGATCGTGGCGCGCTACGCCCGGCGCGCCATCGTGGGTGCCATGGCCGCGGTCGCGCCCGGCACCGACCTGGTGATCCAGGGCGCGCTGGCCGCCGGCCTGGTCCGGGCCCTGGCCGGACTCTACGGCGTGAAGGTGTCCGAGGTGGAGATCGAAGCGCTGCTGCGCCAGGTGCGCATGACCTTGCGAACGGGCACCTCGGTGGTCCTGGCCGTCGCCGGCAACGCGCTTAAGGCTTTCCCCGGCCTGGGCACGCTGGGCGGCGGCGTCCTCCACGCCTTCGCCTACGCGCTGGTGTTCGACAGCTTCGGCAAGGCCCTGGCCACTACCCTGGCCGAGCGCCAGCAGCTGGACCACGCCGAGGCGGGCGAGCGCATGCGCAGCCTGCTGGAAGACACCCGGGGCAACCGGTTGCGCCACCTGGCGGAACTCACCAGCGATGCCCTGCGGGATCGCTGA
- a CDS encoding YceI family protein: MTLSTRRLSALALALALPFAASAADYKVGPGSTLGFSGKFQGQQFDGSFGKFDAAISYDPANLATAKFDVTVDVATAKTGDGDRDGALPTADFFDASKFPKAHYVTTGFAKNAKGDIVANGNLTLHGITKPVQLKVVFNPAAGGARLSVTGSLKRLDFGVGSGQYKDTSTIADDVLVNGTLNLLPK; this comes from the coding sequence ATGACCTTGTCCACCCGCCGCCTTTCCGCGCTGGCACTCGCCCTTGCCCTGCCCTTCGCTGCCTCCGCGGCGGATTACAAGGTCGGCCCGGGTAGCACGCTGGGCTTCAGCGGCAAGTTCCAGGGCCAGCAGTTCGACGGCTCCTTCGGCAAGTTCGACGCGGCCATCAGCTACGACCCGGCCAACCTGGCCACGGCGAAGTTCGACGTGACCGTGGATGTCGCCACGGCGAAAACCGGCGACGGCGACCGCGACGGTGCCCTGCCGACCGCCGATTTCTTTGACGCCTCGAAATTCCCGAAAGCGCACTACGTCACCACGGGCTTTGCGAAGAATGCGAAGGGCGACATCGTCGCCAATGGCAACCTCACCCTGCACGGCATCACCAAGCCGGTGCAGCTCAAGGTCGTCTTCAACCCGGCGGCTGGCGGTGCACGCCTCTCGGTCACCGGCAGCCTGAAGCGCCTGGACTTCGGCGTGGGCAGCGGCCAGTACAAGGACACGAGCACCATCGCCGACGACGTGCTGGTCAACGGCACGCTGAACCTGCTGCCGAAGTAA
- the lptF gene encoding LPS export ABC transporter permease LptF, giving the protein MLSILDRYFLRELAYGILATAIVLLVIFAGGAFAGVLQKVANGSIQPSIMFEVLGLQMLDLLSTLLPMAAFLGTLIALGRMYRESEMHVLASSGMGPRGMLRPVVLLTVVSTVLVGALSLWLGPWSSRTADQVIATANKSVIAAGLDAGRFTELPGKGGIIFVDTLSRDGTVLGKTFLATDRVDSDGNPQVRVVNAKHGQMYQESNGSDRFLALYDGWQFEIPLGGDNWRRMKYVRNDVSLSNISDDDDDSDPAHESTTTQLFKAGTADALGELVSRFAAPVSTLVLMMMVLPMSRQAPRDARYGRLLVAVLSYFLYVVWQLIARAQIIKGNLHTSAPIWVLHIIVFAVAAWFFWRQNTARRMKVAR; this is encoded by the coding sequence ATGCTCAGCATCCTCGACCGTTACTTCCTGCGCGAACTTGCCTACGGCATCCTGGCGACGGCCATTGTGCTGCTGGTCATCTTCGCTGGCGGCGCGTTTGCAGGGGTCCTGCAGAAGGTCGCCAACGGCAGCATCCAGCCCAGCATCATGTTCGAGGTGCTCGGCCTGCAGATGCTGGACCTGCTCTCCACCCTGCTGCCCATGGCCGCTTTCCTGGGCACCCTGATCGCCCTGGGCCGGATGTACCGCGAGAGCGAGATGCACGTCCTGGCCTCCTCGGGCATGGGCCCGCGCGGCATGCTGCGCCCGGTGGTCCTGCTGACGGTGGTCTCGACGGTGCTGGTGGGAGCGCTGTCGTTGTGGCTGGGGCCGTGGTCCTCGCGCACGGCGGACCAGGTGATCGCCACGGCCAACAAGTCCGTGATCGCCGCCGGCCTCGACGCCGGCCGCTTCACCGAGCTGCCGGGCAAGGGCGGCATCATCTTCGTGGACACCCTCAGCCGCGATGGCACGGTGCTGGGCAAGACCTTCCTGGCCACCGACCGGGTGGATTCCGATGGCAACCCCCAGGTCCGCGTCGTGAATGCGAAGCACGGCCAGATGTACCAGGAGAGCAATGGGTCGGACCGCTTCCTGGCCCTCTACGACGGCTGGCAGTTCGAAATCCCCCTGGGTGGCGATAACTGGCGGCGCATGAAGTACGTGCGCAACGATGTCTCGCTGTCCAACATCAGCGATGACGATGACGACAGCGATCCGGCCCACGAATCGACCACCACGCAGCTGTTCAAGGCAGGCACGGCCGACGCGCTCGGTGAGCTGGTGTCACGCTTTGCCGCCCCCGTCTCCACCCTGGTGCTGATGATGATGGTGCTGCCGATGTCCCGCCAGGCACCGCGCGACGCGCGCTACGGCCGCCTGCTCGTGGCCGTGCTCAGCTACTTCCTCTACGTGGTGTGGCAGCTGATCGCCCGCGCCCAGATCATCAAGGGCAACCTGCATACCTCGGCGCCGATCTGGGTACTGCACATCATCGTGTTCGCCGTGGCCGCCTGGTTCTTCTGGCGACAGAACACCGCCCGCCGCATGAAGGTGGCCCGCTGA
- a CDS encoding GTP-binding protein produces the protein MTDGWRDRLRGLTRRFHRAAPDAAAVDTRGGAVGASLRGLLDDPAIPADVRAAMASDFRRVETMLERIEHEELHVAVFGRVSAGKSALGNALLGRDAFAMGVLHGTTTEADAVRLDEAAHAGLVLIDTPGINELGGEAREKLAFDVAEVSDLIVFVADGDLTRDERDALRTLAATARPLLLVLNKSDRYNDDERDGLLERLREHAAGLVRREDVLAVAARPAPRVVIESDARGVEHRTSEPRPADVAALKARLIAIAEREGKALAAIHAGLFAGKLTDQVNARIAGARRDVASGVIRQYCIAKSVAVALNPVPVADLLLAGGLDAAMVVQLSRVYGLPLTRAESGRLVVVISTQLAALMGAVWGVQLVASALKGLSGGLSVVVTAAAQGALGWYATVLIGRAAERYLVSGKSWGEHGAKRAVADIVASLDRDSILREAREEILRRLRK, from the coding sequence GTGACCGACGGCTGGCGTGACCGCCTGCGCGGCCTGACCCGTCGTTTCCACCGTGCTGCGCCCGACGCAGCGGCGGTGGACACGAGGGGCGGGGCGGTGGGCGCCAGCCTGCGCGGCCTGCTCGACGATCCGGCCATCCCGGCGGATGTCCGCGCGGCGATGGCCTCGGACTTTCGCCGCGTGGAAACGATGCTCGAGCGCATCGAACACGAAGAACTGCACGTCGCGGTGTTCGGTCGTGTCTCCGCAGGCAAATCGGCGCTGGGCAACGCCCTGCTCGGCCGCGATGCGTTCGCCATGGGCGTGCTCCATGGCACGACGACGGAAGCCGACGCCGTACGCCTCGACGAAGCCGCGCATGCCGGCCTGGTGCTGATCGATACACCGGGGATCAACGAACTCGGCGGCGAGGCGCGCGAAAAACTCGCGTTCGACGTCGCTGAAGTCAGCGACCTCATCGTCTTCGTGGCCGATGGTGACCTCACCCGTGACGAGCGCGACGCCCTGCGCACACTGGCGGCGACCGCGCGGCCGCTGCTGCTGGTGCTGAACAAATCCGACCGCTACAACGACGACGAGCGCGATGGCCTGCTCGAACGGCTGCGCGAACACGCCGCGGGCCTGGTACGCCGTGAAGACGTCCTCGCCGTGGCGGCCCGCCCTGCGCCACGCGTGGTCATCGAAAGCGACGCGCGCGGCGTCGAACACCGTACAAGCGAACCACGGCCCGCCGATGTCGCGGCCTTGAAGGCGCGCCTGATCGCCATCGCCGAACGCGAGGGCAAGGCGCTTGCCGCGATCCATGCCGGCCTGTTCGCGGGCAAGCTCACCGACCAGGTCAACGCGCGCATCGCGGGGGCGCGGCGCGACGTCGCCTCGGGCGTCATCCGCCAGTACTGCATCGCGAAATCCGTGGCGGTCGCGCTGAATCCCGTACCGGTCGCCGACCTGCTGCTCGCCGGCGGCTTGGATGCGGCGATGGTGGTGCAGCTCAGCCGCGTCTACGGTTTGCCGCTGACGCGTGCCGAATCCGGACGGCTGGTGGTCGTGATCAGTACCCAGCTGGCGGCCCTGATGGGCGCGGTATGGGGCGTGCAGCTGGTGGCGTCGGCACTGAAAGGCCTGAGCGGCGGCTTGTCGGTCGTCGTCACCGCCGCGGCACAGGGCGCGCTCGGCTGGTACGCCACCGTGCTGATTGGCCGCGCCGCCGAGCGTTACCTCGTTTCGGGCAAGTCATGGGGCGAGCACGGGGCCAAGCGTGCCGTCGCCGACATCGTCGCCTCGCTCGATCGCGACTCCATCCTGCGCGAAGCGCGCGAAGAGATCCTCAGGCGGCTGCGCAAATAA
- a CDS encoding cytochrome b encodes MPVRSEPTRWSTVAKTFHWLMALLILGNGLFAFWMDGLKPSLNKINMFALHKSIGLTVLALFVLRLAWRMADRRPPDVPAPRWQKVAAHAVHGLLYLLIVAIPLSGWAFNSAHGFPLQYFKQFNLPALVEKNEDLSNTLGTVHVYLFWFLLFVLVAHVGGALKHHFIDRDDTLRRMLPFGRARRNAPTSPGDTP; translated from the coding sequence ATGCCCGTGCGCAGTGAACCCACCCGCTGGAGCACCGTTGCCAAGACCTTCCACTGGCTCATGGCGCTGCTGATCCTCGGCAACGGCCTGTTCGCCTTCTGGATGGACGGCCTTAAGCCCTCGTTGAACAAGATCAACATGTTCGCGCTGCACAAGTCGATCGGCCTGACCGTGCTGGCGCTGTTCGTGCTGCGCCTGGCGTGGCGCATGGCCGACAGGCGTCCGCCGGACGTGCCCGCGCCGCGCTGGCAGAAGGTCGCCGCGCATGCCGTGCACGGGCTGCTCTACCTGCTTATCGTCGCCATCCCGCTCAGCGGCTGGGCGTTCAACTCCGCCCACGGCTTCCCCCTGCAGTATTTCAAGCAGTTCAACCTGCCGGCACTGGTGGAAAAGAACGAAGATCTTTCCAATACGCTTGGCACCGTGCACGTGTATCTGTTCTGGTTTCTGCTGTTCGTGCTCGTCGCCCACGTGGGTGGCGCGCTGAAGCACCATTTCATTGATCGCGACGACACCCTCCGCCGCATGCTCCCGTTTGGACGCGCACGGCGGAATGCCCCCACCTCTCCCGGAGACACGCCATGA
- a CDS encoding glutaredoxin family protein encodes MYAFTLYQRDDCHLCDQALDLLASVRFPDFSSVWIDDDDALEARYGARVPVLQRSDGVELDWPFDAAALALICAAA; translated from the coding sequence ATGTATGCATTCACCTTGTACCAGCGCGACGACTGCCACCTTTGCGACCAGGCGCTGGATCTGCTGGCGAGCGTGCGTTTTCCGGACTTTTCATCGGTGTGGATCGACGATGACGATGCCCTGGAAGCGCGCTACGGCGCCCGTGTGCCCGTGCTGCAACGCAGCGACGGCGTCGAACTGGACTGGCCCTTCGACGCGGCGGCGCTGGCGCTTATTTGCGCAGCCGCCTGA
- the lptG gene encoding LPS export ABC transporter permease LptG: MASLTIKRADRLIGASVLGTLLLVWLVLTGFDALTQFVRQLGNIGKNGFTLYDAIAYIMLTVPRRLYQMFSNAALIGGLLGLGGLAATGELTALRAAGMSKLRIAMSAAGVIAVLTVLVVIMGETAGPYGDQHAQAIQVRMRSSNLGSTSSGLWARDAGKIINAKSAIAIQEGDLTTVKLVDVRVFTFTPDGQVAEFSHGDSAVHDGNQWVMTNVRTSTRDDAGIHSITAPTQTWASRLNPHVLEQSIIHPEYLSMSDLRRNMRYLQNNGQNPGAYAVAFWGRAIFPINVLVLVLCAMPFAFGSLRSGGFGKRLFIGIILAIGWYFLQGAMVNFGTVYGLPPLLANLLPTTLLVAGALAYFRRFG, encoded by the coding sequence ATGGCCTCGCTGACGATCAAGCGTGCCGACCGCCTCATCGGCGCCAGCGTCCTGGGCACCCTGCTGCTGGTGTGGCTGGTGCTCACCGGCTTCGACGCCCTCACCCAGTTCGTCCGCCAGCTCGGCAATATCGGCAAGAACGGCTTCACGCTGTACGACGCGATCGCCTACATCATGCTGACGGTGCCGCGCCGCCTGTACCAGATGTTCAGCAACGCGGCCCTGATCGGCGGCCTGCTCGGCCTGGGTGGCCTGGCAGCCACCGGCGAGCTCACGGCGCTACGTGCCGCGGGCATGTCCAAGCTGCGCATCGCCATGTCGGCGGCGGGTGTCATCGCGGTTCTCACCGTACTGGTGGTGATCATGGGCGAAACCGCTGGCCCCTACGGTGACCAGCACGCCCAGGCCATCCAGGTGCGCATGCGCTCAAGCAACCTGGGCTCGACCAGCAGCGGCCTGTGGGCGCGCGACGCGGGCAAGATCATCAACGCCAAGTCGGCCATCGCGATCCAGGAAGGCGACCTCACCACCGTGAAGCTGGTGGACGTGCGCGTGTTCACCTTCACGCCGGACGGCCAGGTGGCGGAGTTCTCGCACGGCGACAGCGCCGTCCACGACGGCAACCAGTGGGTGATGACCAACGTGCGCACCAGCACGCGCGACGACGCCGGCATCCACAGCATCACCGCGCCCACCCAGACATGGGCGTCGCGACTGAACCCGCACGTGCTGGAACAGTCGATCATCCATCCCGAATACCTGTCCATGTCCGACCTGCGCCGGAACATGCGCTACCTGCAGAACAACGGCCAGAATCCCGGGGCCTATGCGGTGGCGTTCTGGGGCCGCGCCATCTTCCCGATCAACGTGCTGGTGCTGGTGCTGTGCGCCATGCCCTTCGCCTTCGGCTCGCTGCGTTCGGGCGGCTTCGGCAAGCGGCTGTTCATCGGCATCATCCTCGCCATCGGCTGGTACTTCCTGCAGGGCGCCATGGTGAACTTCGGCACCGTGTACGGCCTGCCGCCGCTGCTGGCCAACCTGCTACCCACCACCTTGCTGGTGGCGGGCGCCCTCGCCTACTTCCGACGATTCGGCTAG
- a CDS encoding YceI family protein — translation MRRVLLPGILALAFTAAGAAHAAPQAWRIDPVHSTVVFNVDHNGFSRSFGRLRITDGTLRFDPANWPASSVDATIDLASVSMGDAEWDKAVRGSSLLDADHEHTAHFASDSVEKRNDDEGVLHGKLTLRGVTLPVNIPFRVNRVGKTIYGLHTTAGFSANLVLDRTKFGMTSNTGSIGTQVSVWLEIEAIRTGDGPAAADKETPDARAQ, via the coding sequence ATGCGACGCGTCCTCCTTCCCGGCATCCTCGCCCTGGCCTTCACCGCGGCGGGCGCCGCCCACGCGGCACCCCAGGCCTGGCGGATCGACCCCGTGCACAGCACGGTGGTGTTCAACGTCGACCACAACGGTTTCTCCCGCTCGTTCGGCCGCCTGCGCATCACCGACGGCACCCTTCGCTTCGATCCCGCCAACTGGCCGGCCTCGTCGGTGGACGCCACCATCGACCTCGCGTCGGTCAGCATGGGCGACGCCGAGTGGGACAAGGCCGTGCGCGGCAGCAGCCTGCTCGACGCGGACCACGAACACACCGCGCACTTCGCCAGTGACTCGGTGGAGAAGCGCAACGACGACGAGGGCGTGCTGCACGGCAAGCTCACGCTGCGCGGCGTCACCCTGCCGGTGAACATCCCGTTCCGGGTGAACCGCGTCGGCAAGACGATTTACGGCCTGCATACGACGGCCGGCTTCTCCGCCAACCTCGTCCTCGACCGGACGAAGTTCGGCATGACCTCCAACACCGGCTCGATCGGCACCCAGGTGTCGGTATGGCTGGAAATCGAAGCGATCCGCACGGGCGACGGCCCTGCCGCTGCTGACAAGGAAACCCCCGATGCCCGTGCGCAGTGA
- a CDS encoding hybrid sensor histidine kinase/response regulator, which yields MATVFVTFPTRAGMPPVPTPQFRSYGLHEGLPSSKVHAVVQDPQGFVWVGTASGLSRFDGVSFSTPSLGPDRTHPLPAMAVTALLVDRDGRIWMGGAELGLARYDPTTGGFVHWRDGLVNGDVRALAQAADGSLWVGTADGLDRIRADGSQPEHVGAGPYSLSSTAIHALRADDAGRVWVGTDRGIDIVQADGSIVHAPFEDTEAPRVLGIDVLGNHITAATMRGLYRRAADGTFRRDRRVQPMPVYGVLGDSHGTTWIASLDGLLMLDRHGRVHAVAGAWTAQGGLPGRSVRGLMEDGEHGLWFALNDGGLGYLGPSWEDFTRFAHVATDPLSLPGRTVTAVSEHGDGQLWVGGLRGWVRSFDPSTGRTGRAYEFGSARIQSLLETQAGDLLAGTVDGLTRVHAGRASPWLRDAIRRPVTTMTQAPDGTVYVAAVGEGVFALDERLRRAVSLPFDELRRGVYDTRQIEIVGGDLWQASVAGLARRRRKDGTMAFIDGVAPGRVNAFEPDDDGFWLVRPGLLEHYTWDGERAVLDRSLGGSQGFPAADVLNIRRDATGRLWLYGQTGVWRFDPRDATFRPFGLADGLANGEFTHATTVRLADGTTYGATLGGLVGFRPDRQRDHSRKPGVALLGASVLRGGVRTALPIRDGTLHLAWDDRELMVRARALSYVNPDRNTLQFTLGRGEATTVVRTGKEGEGQFAALSPGRYALVIRGRGRDGVDGELIEPLVIDVQSPPWLRWWAWLGYVLAAIALAAAALHAARSQVRQSMRMQLAEQQRRLAEEANAAKTEFMATLGHEIRTPMTGVLGMAELIARTPLDELQRSYVEAVRHSGAMLLRLVNDALDLTRIEARRLPLEPECVSPRAIATAAVELASAAAREKALSVSLVIDPGVPRAVRADPVRLRQIVQNLVSNAVKFTERGGVTVEVQPAQGGLVIVVRDTGPGMDDALMGRLFERFEQGGTRQRGEGSGLGLAICHELCTLMGGAIAVASEPGQGSAFTVTLPLPACDCPGSVCAAGVESTVHGAGRRVLLVEDDAVVADVIAGLLRQRGHDVEVVGDGLLALAELVRRPFDVMLLDLDLPVMDGFQVARMARRIERAAGMPMVAVTARSAGDEGEAVRAAGMDALLRKPLTGDSLAAVLDSVAARPGSLAESSEVGEGARHQQGGG from the coding sequence TTGGCCACCGTCTTTGTCACTTTCCCCACGCGTGCCGGCATGCCGCCCGTGCCCACGCCGCAGTTTCGCAGCTACGGCCTGCACGAGGGCCTGCCCAGCAGCAAGGTCCACGCGGTGGTGCAGGATCCCCAGGGTTTCGTCTGGGTCGGCACGGCGTCCGGCCTGTCCCGATTCGACGGTGTGTCGTTCAGTACGCCCTCGCTTGGCCCGGATCGCACGCATCCGCTGCCGGCCATGGCAGTGACCGCCCTGCTGGTGGATCGCGACGGGCGCATCTGGATGGGCGGCGCCGAGCTTGGCCTGGCTCGCTACGACCCGACGACGGGCGGCTTCGTGCACTGGCGCGACGGCCTGGTGAACGGCGACGTGCGCGCGCTCGCGCAGGCAGCCGATGGCTCCCTCTGGGTGGGCACCGCCGATGGGCTGGATCGCATCCGGGCGGATGGCAGCCAGCCGGAACACGTGGGCGCCGGGCCGTACAGCCTGTCGTCCACCGCCATCCATGCGCTGCGCGCCGATGACGCGGGCCGGGTCTGGGTCGGCACCGATCGCGGCATCGACATCGTGCAGGCCGACGGCAGCATCGTGCATGCGCCCTTTGAAGACACCGAGGCGCCGCGTGTCCTCGGCATCGATGTCCTCGGCAACCACATCACGGCGGCCACGATGCGCGGCCTCTACCGGCGCGCCGCCGACGGCACGTTCCGACGCGACCGGCGTGTGCAGCCGATGCCGGTCTACGGCGTCCTCGGCGATAGCCACGGCACCACCTGGATCGCCAGCCTCGACGGCCTGCTGATGCTGGATCGCCACGGCCGCGTGCATGCGGTGGCTGGCGCCTGGACGGCCCAGGGCGGCCTTCCCGGACGGTCGGTGCGCGGGCTGATGGAAGACGGCGAACACGGATTGTGGTTCGCACTGAACGATGGCGGCCTGGGCTACCTTGGCCCGAGCTGGGAGGACTTCACCCGCTTCGCGCACGTGGCGACGGATCCCCTCAGCCTGCCGGGGCGCACGGTTACCGCCGTTTCCGAACACGGCGATGGGCAGCTGTGGGTCGGCGGCCTTCGCGGCTGGGTACGCTCGTTCGACCCGTCCACCGGCCGCACGGGGCGTGCGTACGAGTTCGGTAGCGCGCGCATCCAGTCGTTGCTGGAAACGCAGGCGGGCGACCTGCTGGCCGGTACCGTGGATGGCCTGACCCGCGTACACGCGGGCCGTGCGTCGCCGTGGTTGCGCGACGCGATCCGGCGGCCGGTGACGACGATGACGCAGGCGCCCGATGGCACGGTCTACGTGGCCGCGGTGGGTGAAGGCGTCTTCGCGCTGGATGAACGCCTGCGCCGTGCCGTGTCGCTACCGTTCGATGAGCTTCGCCGGGGCGTCTACGACACGCGGCAGATCGAGATCGTCGGTGGCGACCTCTGGCAGGCCAGCGTCGCTGGCCTGGCGCGTCGCCGCCGGAAAGACGGAACGATGGCGTTCATCGACGGCGTGGCGCCCGGACGGGTGAACGCCTTCGAACCCGACGACGACGGTTTCTGGCTGGTGCGGCCTGGGCTCCTCGAGCACTACACGTGGGATGGCGAGCGTGCGGTGCTCGACCGCTCGCTCGGTGGAAGCCAGGGATTCCCTGCGGCCGACGTGCTGAACATCCGCCGCGATGCCACCGGCCGCCTGTGGCTGTATGGGCAGACGGGCGTGTGGCGATTCGATCCGCGCGACGCCACCTTCCGCCCCTTCGGCCTTGCCGATGGGCTGGCGAACGGCGAGTTCACCCATGCGACGACCGTTCGCCTCGCTGACGGGACCACGTACGGTGCCACCCTCGGCGGACTGGTCGGCTTTCGCCCGGACCGGCAGCGCGATCACTCACGTAAACCCGGCGTTGCGCTGCTCGGTGCCAGCGTGCTGCGCGGCGGTGTTCGCACCGCGTTGCCGATCCGCGACGGGACGCTACACCTGGCGTGGGATGACCGCGAACTGATGGTGCGTGCGCGTGCCCTCTCTTACGTCAATCCGGACCGGAACACGCTGCAGTTCACGCTCGGCCGGGGCGAGGCGACCACCGTGGTGCGCACGGGGAAGGAGGGCGAGGGGCAGTTCGCCGCGTTGTCGCCGGGGCGTTACGCACTGGTGATCCGCGGGCGTGGTCGCGACGGCGTCGACGGTGAATTGATCGAGCCGCTCGTGATCGACGTGCAGTCGCCGCCGTGGCTGCGCTGGTGGGCATGGCTCGGCTACGTGCTGGCCGCCATCGCGCTGGCGGCGGCGGCCTTGCATGCCGCGCGCTCGCAGGTGCGCCAGTCCATGCGCATGCAGCTTGCCGAGCAGCAGCGCCGCCTTGCCGAAGAGGCGAATGCGGCGAAAACCGAATTCATGGCGACGCTGGGCCACGAGATCCGCACGCCGATGACCGGCGTGCTCGGCATGGCCGAGCTCATCGCGCGCACCCCGCTGGACGAACTCCAGCGCTCCTACGTCGAGGCCGTGCGCCATTCCGGCGCGATGTTGCTGCGCCTGGTCAACGATGCCCTCGACCTCACCCGCATCGAAGCGCGCCGGTTGCCGCTCGAGCCCGAATGCGTCTCGCCGCGTGCCATCGCCACCGCTGCCGTCGAACTGGCCTCGGCGGCAGCTCGGGAGAAAGCCCTGTCGGTGTCACTCGTGATCGATCCGGGCGTGCCGCGTGCCGTGCGCGCGGACCCGGTGCGCCTGCGCCAGATCGTGCAGAACCTCGTGAGCAATGCGGTGAAGTTCACGGAGCGCGGCGGGGTCACCGTCGAGGTGCAGCCTGCGCAGGGTGGCCTCGTGATCGTCGTACGTGACACCGGGCCCGGGATGGATGACGCGCTGATGGGGCGCCTGTTCGAGCGCTTTGAACAAGGCGGCACGCGACAGCGCGGCGAAGGATCCGGCCTCGGCCTGGCGATCTGCCATGAACTGTGCACGTTGATGGGCGGCGCCATCGCCGTGGCCAGCGAGCCCGGCCAGGGCAGTGCGTTCACCGTGACCTTGCCGCTGCCCGCGTGCGATTGCCCGGGCAGCGTGTGCGCGGCCGGCGTCGAGTCGACGGTGCATGGCGCCGGCCGTCGCGTGCTGCTGGTCGAAGATGACGCCGTCGTCGCCGATGTCATCGCCGGGCTGCTGCGCCAGCGCGGTCACGACGTGGAGGTGGTGGGCGACGGGCTGCTCGCCCTGGCCGAGCTCGTACGGCGGCCGTTTGACGTGATGCTGCTCGACCTGGACCTGCCGGTGATGGACGGCTTCCAGGTGGCGCGGATGGCAAGACGCATCGAGCGCGCGGCCGGCATGCCGATGGTGGCGGTGACCGCCCGATCGGCCGGCGACGAAGGCGAGGCGGTGAGGGCGGCGGGCATGGACGCGCTGCTGCGCAAGCCGCTCACCGGCGATAGCCTGGCCGCCGTGCTCGATAGCGTGGCGGCCCGCCCTGGTTCGCTAGCCGAATCGTCGGAAGTAGGCGAGGGCGCCCGCCACCAGCAAGGTGGTGGGTAG